The genome window CGTAATCACTCGGTTGAGCAACAAAAGCTACCTTAGGTGTATGCTGGCGCGTAGACGCCTCGGATATATGGGATATTAGCCCCATCTTAACCGCGCCATGAGCCCTGATGGATTCAAAGGTCGCTAGCGCCTTAACGTCACTATTAATATCATCTTGTAACTCCGTGCCACTGTAACCGAGGGCCTGAGCCTCAACAAAAATCGTCGGTATACCGGCATTAATGAGTGTTACTTTTAACGTCCCCACACCCGGAACCACCAAGTCATCCACTAGGTTACCTGTTGGAAACATAGCGCCTTCCCCGTCGGCCGGATCCATAAACTCTACTTGCACCTCAGCTGCTGGAAAAGTAACGCCATCTAACTCAAAATCGCCTGTTTCTTGGACGGCACCATCCGTCATTTGAACATGAGCAATAATCGTTTTTTGAATATTAACCTGCCAAATACGTACAATGGCCGTTCCGTTTTCAGGGACACGACTGAGATCCACTAAACCATTACTAATAGCAAACGCACCAACCGCGGCCGTTAAATTGCCACAATTTCCACTCCAATCAACAAACGGCTTATCGATAGATACTTGGCCAAACAGGTAATCGACATCGTGATCAGCTTGCTCACTTTTAGATAAAATAACCGTTTTGCTGGTACTTGACGTCGCCGCTCCCATACCATCAATTTGCTTGCCGTAGGGGTCTGGGCTACCCATTACGCGTAGTAATAAATTATCACGCGCCGCGCCGGGTGTTTGCGCGGAAACAGGCAGGTCCTTTAAGCTAAAAAACACCCCTTTGCTAGTGCCGCCGCGCATATATGTCGCCGGGATTTTTATTTGAGGCAAACTACTCATCATGAATACTCCTAAAACAAGGTGCCAATACTACTCATTAATGATCAGCACCTGCTTATAATGTGAAGGCTAGGCTGCAGACGACTCTAAAAAGTCTTGTGCAAAGCGCTGCAAAACGCCGCCAGCACTGTAAACGGACACCTCTTCTGCCGTATCTAAACGGCAAATTACCGGCACACGGAGCTCTTCACCATTTCTTCGATGGATAATCAAAGTTAATTCAGCTCTCGGTTTAATCGTACCTTCTACATCAAAGGTTTCGGTGCCATCAATTTGATATGTATGACGCGTTTCTCCGGCAATAAACTCACAAGGAAGTACTCCCATGCCAACCAAGTTGGTACGGTGAATACGCTCAAACCCTTCGGCCACGATAACCTCGACACCAGCCAAACGAACGCCTTTAGCTGCCCAATCACGTGAGGAACCTTGTCCATAATCCGCACCCGCAATAATTATCAGTGGCTGCTTGCGTTCCATATAAGTTTCGATAGCCTCCCACATCCGGCTTTCTTTACCTTCAGGCTCGATACGTGCCAATGATCCTTGTTTAATTTCACCCTGTTCATCAGTACACATTTCATTGAGAAGCTTGGGGTTCGCAAACGTTGCACGTTGTGCCGTTAGGTGGTCTCCACGGTGAGTTGCATAAGAGTTAAAATCTTCTTCTGGCAAGCCCATTTTATGCAGGTACGCCCCAGCGGCACTGTTCAACATGATGGCATTGGAAGGCGACAAATGATCAGTGGTAATGTTATCTCCCAACACGGCTAATGGACGCATACCTTTCATGGTTCGCTCGCCTGCTAGCGCTCCTTCCCAATAAGGTGGACGACGTATATAAGTACTTTGTGGTCGCCAGTTATACAAAGGGCTCTCTGAGCGCTGCGCTTTTCCTAGATCAAACATTGGAATATAGATTTGATTAAATTGCTCAGGTTTAACGCTTGAGGCTACTATCGCATCGATTTCTTCATCTGTTGGCCAGATATCTTTTAGCGTAATAGGCTTACCATCTTTATCAGTTCCTAGCGCATCTTTTTCAATATCAAAACGGATCGTCCCAGCAATCGCATACGCAACAACCAATGGTGGAGAAGCCAAAAATGCTTGCTTAGCGTACGGATGAATCCGCCCATCAAAATTCCTGTTGCCCGACAACACCGCGGTCGCATACAGGTCCCTATCAATAATTTCTTGCTGGATCTTAGGATCCAGTGCACCGCTCATTCCGTTACATGTTGTGCAAGCAAAGCCAACAATACCAAACCCAAGCTGCTCCAGCTCAGGCAGCAATCCAGAGTCTTCCAAGTACAATTGAGCAACTTTAGATCCAGGAGCAAAAGACGTTTTAACCCATGGCTTTCGCACAAGGCCTAAGGCATTCGCTTTTTGGGCAATCAAGCCTGCAGCCACCACATTGCGAGGGTTACTGGTATTGGTACAACTAGTAATGGCCGCGATAATTACCGCCCCATCAGGCATTAGACCCGACTCTTCTTTCCAAGCCCCCGCAATACCACGGGCTTCTAGATCGGACGTAGGTAAACGGCGGTGAGGGTTCGATGGTCCTGCCATGTTACGACCAACACTCGATAAATCGAAGGTTAGAACGCGCTCATAGCGTGCGCCAGCTAAATCATCTGCCCACAGACCTGTTTGTTTTGCGTATTTTTCGACAAGAGCAACCTGCTCAGGCTCGCGACCCGTTAATTTAAGATAATCAATCGTTTGCTCGTCGATATAAAACATGCCTGCCGACGCCCCAAACTCAGGCGTCATATTCGAGATAGTCGCTCTATCTCCAATCGTTAAATTTTTGGCCCCGTCTCCAAAAAACTCTAAATAGGAAGAAACGACTTTTTGGTTGCGTAAAAATTCGGTAATGGCCAGTACTATATCAGTTGCCGTAATACCAGGCTGACGCTTGCCCACCAGCTCGACCCCAATAATATCCGGTAAGCGCATCATTGACGGGCGCCCAAGCATGACTGTCTCGGCTTCTAACCCCCCAACCCCTATCGCTATCACTCCCAATGCATCAATATGTGGAGTGTGACTATCGGTTCCAACACAGGTATCGGGGAAAGCAACTCCCTCGCGGGATTGGATAACCGGAGACATCTTCTCAAGGTTGATCTGATGCATAATGCCATTGCCAGCAGGTATGACATCCACATTTTCAAAGGCTGTTTTTGTCCATTCAATGAAATGAAAACGGTCCTCGTTACGGCGATCCTCAATAGCACGGTTTTTTTCAAATGCGTCTGCATCGAAGCCAGGAGCCTCTACCGCAAGCGAATGGTCTACAATAAGCTGCGTAGGGACGACGGGATTAACTTTTGAAGGATCACCACCTTGATCGGCAATCGCGTCACGCAGACCCGCTAGATCAACAAGAGCAGTTTGGCCTAAAATATCATGGCACACGACGCGTGCTGGGTACCAAGGAAAGTCCAGATCTTGTTTGCGTTCAATTAATTGTTTGAGGGCGTCAGTCAGCAGTTCTGGCTCACAACGACGTACAAGTTGTTCGGCCAAAACGCGTGAAGTATAAGGTAAAGCCGCGTAAGCATTGGGCTCAATTGCATCTACCGCTTCGCGAGTGTCAAAATAGTCTAATGACGTACCAGGCAGTGGTTTTCGATAATTAGTATTCATAACAGCATCCTAAAAGTGATTATGCAGCTATCACCCGGCTTCATTCTTTTGATATTCAGAAAGTCAGGGATAAAAGCAAACAGTGGGTATACCGCGCTTTACGATTTTTAAAGCGCGTATAATGGACTGAGCTTACGAACGCTCAGCAATGGGAACCCACTCACTAGAATCAGGGCCGGTATAATCTGCGCTGGGGCGAATAATCCGGTTGTTAGCACGTTGCTCCATTACATGTGCCGCCCAGCCGGAAGCACGAGAGCAAACAAAAATCGGTGTAAACAACTTAGTAGGTATGCCCATGAAGTGATAGGCCGATGCATGGAAAAAGTCTGCATTACAAAACAGCTTTTTCTCCCGCCACATGACCGACTCAACTCGCTCAGAGACAGCGTAAAGCGAGGTATCCCCTACTTGCTCCGATAGCTTTTTAGACCATGCCTTAATAATACTGTTACGAGGGTCGCTATCACGGTAGATAGCATGACCAAACCCCATAATTTTATCTTTTCGGGATAGCATCCCCATAATGGCGTCTTCAGCTTCATCAGCATCGCTCCACTGCTCAATCATATCCATCGCAGCTTCATTGGCACCCCCATGTAAAGGCCCGCGTAAAGATCCTATTGCAGCCGTGATACAGCTATGAATATCCGACAAGGTTGAGGCGCAAACCCGCGCTGTGAAAGTGGATGCATTGAACTCGTGCTCAGCATATAAAATAAGTGAAGCATGCATTACATCTATATGTAATTGTTCAGGTTTCTTATCATGAAGGGTCCACAAAAACTGTTCACCAATAGAGTCTGCTTCTGTTTCAACATTGATACGCTTACCGTGGTGACTATAGTTGTACCAATAATTAATCAAGCCTGGAAATACAGCTAACATACGGTCTATTTTTTCGTGTTGCTCGCTAAAATCATGTTCAGTTTCAAGATTACCTAACATCGAACAACCCGTACGCATAACATCCATTGGATGAGCATCTGCCGGAATATTTTCTAGTACCGTTTTTAAGGCAGAAGGCAATTGACGCAAAGACTTCAACTTCGCTTTATAAGCATTAAGCTCCGCTTGATTAGGAAGTTTTCCGTACAATAATAAATACGCAACTTCTTCAAACTCTGCATGATCAGCTAACGCTTTGATGTCATAACCACGATACGTTAAACCTGCACCTGATTGACCCACTGTACAGAGGGCGGTCTCCCCTGCTGATTGGCCACGCAGACCTGCTCCAGTCAATTTTTTTGCTTCTGCCATTGTCATTTCTCCTTATGACATCGAGTAGTTCTGTTGCTGTACTCGTGCCATTTTTTATCTTTATTATCTTTTAATATGCCTTACTTGTTTTTGCCTTCAGCAAAGAGCGCATCGAGCTTTTGCTCAAAATCGTGGTAGTTCAAAAAGTCATAAAGCTCCATACGGGTTTGCATAGTATCAATGACGGCTTTCTGGTCTCCATCACGCAAGATCGACTCAAATACATTAAGTGCAGCTTTATTGGCAGCACGGAACGCCGACAAAGGGTATAACACCATTGTTGCTCCATGCAGAGCCAACTCTTCTTTGTTGAACAACGGAGTCGCGCCAAATTCTGTGATATTGGCTAGTAAATGGGCACCGCCTATGCCATCTGCAAAGGCTTTATAATCATCTAACGTATGAACGGCTTCTGCGAAAATTCCGTCGGCTCCTGCTTCCAAACACGCTTGAGCACGCTCGACGGCGGCTTCTAAACCTTCCATCTGAAATGCATCAGTTCGTGCAATGATAAAAAAATCATCATCGGTTTTCGCATCCACTGCTGCTTTAACGCGATCGACCATTTCTTCTTTAGAAACAATCTCCTTATTAGGTCGATGTCCGCACCGTTTCTGAGCCACTTGATCTTCAAGGTGGATAGCGCCCGCCCCAGCCTTAATCATCTCTTTAACTGCACGCCCGATATTAAAGGCACCACCCCAGCCCGTATCAATATCGACAAGTAGCGGTGTCTCTACTGCACTACTGATGCGCCTAACATCTTCTAACACGTCATTCATTGACGTCATGCCTAGGTCAGGTAAACCGTAGGAAGCATTGGCTACACCACCGCCAGACAAATAAATGGCTCGGTGGCCAACTCGCTCAGCCATCATGGCATGATAGGCGTTAGTCGTGCCGACAATTTGCAGCGGCTGAGTTTCATTAAGTGCTTGACGAAATCGAGCACCAGCGCTTGGATTAGCCATGAATTTCCCCTTTGATGTTGGATGACAAATTGAGTTTGTTTTCAATATTCTGACGTGCTGCGCTGATATGACGACGCATTAACAGTTCAGCCAGTTCAGGATCACGCGCCTCTATCGCATCGACTATCTGTCTATGCTCTTTCAAAGCACGTTTCGGGCGAGAGCTTGATACACTAAATTGGTATCGGTACATGCGGACAAGGTGATATAGATCGCTGCCAAGCAGTTCTAGCAGTTTCTCATTTTTACTACCTTGTACTATGCGGTAATGAAAATCGAGATCACCTTCTTTTTGAAAATAGGAGCGTCCATCAAGCTCCTGCACACTGCGCTCATGTTCATCGAGTAACGAGCGCAAGTCGGCAATCTCTTCATCCGACATATGTAGGGCAGCCATGCGACAAGCCATGCCCTCTAAAGCTTCGCGGACATGATAAATTTCGACTAGCTCTTTTATCGACAATTGAACCACGCGCGCACCAACATTTGGTTTACGCTCTATAAGGCGCAATCCTTCAAGGCGTCGCATCGCTTCTCGTAATGGACCACGGCTAATACCATAGGTACGCGCCAATTCAGGCTCACTTATTTTTTGGCCTGATGGAATCTCGCCTTTAACAATAGCCGTTACAATTTCAGCACATACACGATCAGCAAGTGTGATGACTTCTACCGGTAATTCACGGATATTTGATTTGGTTGTCATAACCGTACTCTCTACAGATTGTCGACAATATTTACAGAGAAGTACGATAGCGCAGCAAAATTAGGCCGTCAACAAACCTAAAGTCTAAGATTGTCTACATAATTTAAGTTTTAGGAGTCATTCAAATTAGCTGGCGTAGAACCTTTTTGCTTCGTTATTCATCGTTTTAGCGATATTACGAGGCTTTTGATAAGGCAAAGAATGATCAGTACCTGGCACCATAACGTAATGCCAATTTGGCAAAGTATCATCCAGATGCTGATGATAGTCATGCATGGCATCCACACTCAGCCCGCCTATAAAGCTCGTCACATCACCTTGCGCCGCAATAAGCGCAGGCCTATCTACCTCATTAATCGTCGCTGTAACGCAATCTAACGCATTAGCAAACCCAATGGGCCTATGACCTAAACGTGACATCGTTAAGGCTTCTACCTGCTTGGAGATGCGCCTATTGGGAGAAATCGTATTCATAAACGCTAAAATCCCAACACTTTTATCCGCTGCACGGAGGTGACGAGTCGCCTCGCTGTATTTTTTACGTAGTGCTTTTGTTTCGCCCCATGTTGGTCGATCTAATAAAGCAGACTCTAATAAGAACTGCTTACCTATGCGGCTCGGATACTGCTGCTTATATAGCATAGCGACCATACCTCCCATAGAATAGCCACCTAAATCGAAGCTCCACCAGCCTAAGTAGTCAACCAAAGAAGACAGATCAGTAACGAGATCAGATGCTGTAAATGACTCTTCTTCACCACTTGAAGGCCATGTATCCCCCATACCGCGCAGATCTGGAATCAGGACTTCTTGCCATTGATCTAACATCTTCGCGATAAATGACCATGTATCCATGCCCGCAACACCCGCGCCATGCAATAACACAATTCGGCGTCCATTTTTAACATCTGGGTTAGTATACAAACGATAAGTAATAGACTGGCCATTGGTTTCTAGTGTCAAAGCCGGCCACTGCATGTCATCAATCATGGAACAAAATCTCTTCAGTCAATCGTTTAGCCCCGTCGAATGACGGCAGAATAACGAATGTAGTTTATAAACCTAGTAATAACTCAGCACGTAAACTCATGTGTCGACAATTTCCTGCCAACTCCTAACAACGCACTATGGGTGCTCATTATACTGGCGCACTATGATTTGTCTTATCATGCTCGCATGATGTCGCCTATTTCCTTAAAATACGCGCTTCTATTATTCCTAACATAAGGATTAGCCGTGCCCGGCCCAATTCCACTTAGTTACAGCACGTCGAGTACCGAATACTTTGAGCGCATCCGCTCGCTTGGCGGAGCTTGGCTACTGGACAGCGGAAAGCCAGATAGCGAACGAGGACGGTTTGATATACTTGTTGCTCAACCAGCATTTCGTGTTCGCTACGCACAAGGAGCAACGCAAATACTAGCAGGGACGGCTAATGAAGCGTGGTCTATCAACGAGCACAACACCCGCTTTACACAGACACACCCAGAACTGGCACAATTATTACATCACTATAGCGAAACAAGCCTTAGCGCTACCAAACCATTTAACCTGCTTAAATCGCTGTATTTATTGCTAGCTCAGCGTCAAAGCACCCATGAAGAAATACCTTTTTATTCAGGGTTTGTAGGCTACTTTGGATACGATCTAGGCCGCACACTAGAAACCTTACCCCAACATGCAGCAAACGAGTTACACATCCCTGATATGGAGGTAGGTTATTACCAATGGGCCATCATTGTTGACCATGAGAAACAAAAAGCATCGCTGGTCGCGCATGATCAATTTCCTGAAAGCAGCCTAAAACAGCTCGCAGACCTCATCTGCTCTTCAAACGACAAGAGCAAGTCTATTCGTTTTAAGATAACCCAAGCTTTTGCGAGCAA of Neptunomonas phycophila contains these proteins:
- the prpF gene encoding 2-methylaconitate cis-trans isomerase PrpF, encoding MSSLPQIKIPATYMRGGTSKGVFFSLKDLPVSAQTPGAARDNLLLRVMGSPDPYGKQIDGMGAATSSTSKTVILSKSEQADHDVDYLFGQVSIDKPFVDWSGNCGNLTAAVGAFAISNGLVDLSRVPENGTAIVRIWQVNIQKTIIAHVQMTDGAVQETGDFELDGVTFPAAEVQVEFMDPADGEGAMFPTGNLVDDLVVPGVGTLKVTLINAGIPTIFVEAQALGYSGTELQDDINSDVKALATFESIRAHGAVKMGLISHISEASTRQHTPKVAFVAQPSDYVSSSGKSVTTNDVDLLVRALSMGKLHHAMMGTAAVAIGAAAAVTGTLVNQAAGGGERTAVRFGHPSGTLRVGAEATLESGQWQVKKAVMSRSARVLMEGWIRVPGDSF
- the prpC gene encoding bifunctional 2-methylcitrate synthase/citrate synthase, translated to MAEAKKLTGAGLRGQSAGETALCTVGQSGAGLTYRGYDIKALADHAEFEEVAYLLLYGKLPNQAELNAYKAKLKSLRQLPSALKTVLENIPADAHPMDVMRTGCSMLGNLETEHDFSEQHEKIDRMLAVFPGLINYWYNYSHHGKRINVETEADSIGEQFLWTLHDKKPEQLHIDVMHASLILYAEHEFNASTFTARVCASTLSDIHSCITAAIGSLRGPLHGGANEAAMDMIEQWSDADEAEDAIMGMLSRKDKIMGFGHAIYRDSDPRNSIIKAWSKKLSEQVGDTSLYAVSERVESVMWREKKLFCNADFFHASAYHFMGIPTKLFTPIFVCSRASGWAAHVMEQRANNRIIRPSADYTGPDSSEWVPIAERS
- the prpB gene encoding methylisocitrate lyase codes for the protein MANPSAGARFRQALNETQPLQIVGTTNAYHAMMAERVGHRAIYLSGGGVANASYGLPDLGMTSMNDVLEDVRRISSAVETPLLVDIDTGWGGAFNIGRAVKEMIKAGAGAIHLEDQVAQKRCGHRPNKEIVSKEEMVDRVKAAVDAKTDDDFFIIARTDAFQMEGLEAAVERAQACLEAGADGIFAEAVHTLDDYKAFADGIGGAHLLANITEFGATPLFNKEELALHGATMVLYPLSAFRAANKAALNVFESILRDGDQKAVIDTMQTRMELYDFLNYHDFEQKLDALFAEGKNK
- a CDS encoding GntR family transcriptional regulator, which codes for MTTKSNIRELPVEVITLADRVCAEIVTAIVKGEIPSGQKISEPELARTYGISRGPLREAMRRLEGLRLIERKPNVGARVVQLSIKELVEIYHVREALEGMACRMAALHMSDEEIADLRSLLDEHERSVQELDGRSYFQKEGDLDFHYRIVQGSKNEKLLELLGSDLYHLVRMYRYQFSVSSSRPKRALKEHRQIVDAIEARDPELAELLMRRHISAARQNIENKLNLSSNIKGEIHG
- the acnD gene encoding Fe/S-dependent 2-methylisocitrate dehydratase AcnD, producing the protein MNTNYRKPLPGTSLDYFDTREAVDAIEPNAYAALPYTSRVLAEQLVRRCEPELLTDALKQLIERKQDLDFPWYPARVVCHDILGQTALVDLAGLRDAIADQGGDPSKVNPVVPTQLIVDHSLAVEAPGFDADAFEKNRAIEDRRNEDRFHFIEWTKTAFENVDVIPAGNGIMHQINLEKMSPVIQSREGVAFPDTCVGTDSHTPHIDALGVIAIGVGGLEAETVMLGRPSMMRLPDIIGVELVGKRQPGITATDIVLAITEFLRNQKVVSSYLEFFGDGAKNLTIGDRATISNMTPEFGASAGMFYIDEQTIDYLKLTGREPEQVALVEKYAKQTGLWADDLAGARYERVLTFDLSSVGRNMAGPSNPHRRLPTSDLEARGIAGAWKEESGLMPDGAVIIAAITSCTNTSNPRNVVAAGLIAQKANALGLVRKPWVKTSFAPGSKVAQLYLEDSGLLPELEQLGFGIVGFACTTCNGMSGALDPKIQQEIIDRDLYATAVLSGNRNFDGRIHPYAKQAFLASPPLVVAYAIAGTIRFDIEKDALGTDKDGKPITLKDIWPTDEEIDAIVASSVKPEQFNQIYIPMFDLGKAQRSESPLYNWRPQSTYIRRPPYWEGALAGERTMKGMRPLAVLGDNITTDHLSPSNAIMLNSAAGAYLHKMGLPEEDFNSYATHRGDHLTAQRATFANPKLLNEMCTDEQGEIKQGSLARIEPEGKESRMWEAIETYMERKQPLIIIAGADYGQGSSRDWAAKGVRLAGVEVIVAEGFERIHRTNLVGMGVLPCEFIAGETRHTYQIDGTETFDVEGTIKPRAELTLIIHRRNGEELRVPVICRLDTAEEVSVYSAGGVLQRFAQDFLESSAA
- a CDS encoding alpha/beta fold hydrolase — encoded protein: MIDDMQWPALTLETNGQSITYRLYTNPDVKNGRRIVLLHGAGVAGMDTWSFIAKMLDQWQEVLIPDLRGMGDTWPSSGEEESFTASDLVTDLSSLVDYLGWWSFDLGGYSMGGMVAMLYKQQYPSRIGKQFLLESALLDRPTWGETKALRKKYSEATRHLRAADKSVGILAFMNTISPNRRISKQVEALTMSRLGHRPIGFANALDCVTATINEVDRPALIAAQGDVTSFIGGLSVDAMHDYHQHLDDTLPNWHYVMVPGTDHSLPYQKPRNIAKTMNNEAKRFYAS